Genomic window (Chondrocystis sp. NIES-4102):
CATTAATAAACCAGATTTACCTTTGGCTGCTGGAGATTTTACCTTAAGACAGGGAAAAATAATTGTTGCTTTAACAGGTATAGCTGCTTTAATTATTAGTAGCTTTGCAGGTATTTGGTTATTAGCTACTGTGGGGATAAGTTTAATAATTGGTACTGCTTATTCCGCCCCACCAATACGTTTAAAACAATTTCCTTTTTGGGCTGCGTTTTGTATTCTTACGGTTAGGGGAATTATAGTTAATATTGGCTTATTTTTACATTACGGATCTAAATTAGAAACTAGCGAAGCCTTAAACCCTTACGTGTGGACATTAACCTTATTTATTCTACTGTTTACCGTAGCGATCGCAATATTTAAAGATGTTCCCGACTTAGAAGGCGATCGACAATATAATATTAGGACTTTTAGTTTAGTTATTGGTAAATCAGCAGTATTTAATCTATCTCGTTGGGTAATTACTGTTTGTTATTTTGGTATGATCGGGGCTGGCTTTTTCTGGCTAACTTCTCTTAATGTTAGCTTCTTTATTATTAGTCATTTATTCTTATTAGGCTTACTTTGGTGGCGTAGTCGTAATGTGGATTTAAATGAAAAAACTGCAATTACTGATTTTTATCAATTTATTTGGAAACTCTTTTTTGTAGAATATCTACTGTTTCCTATTGCTTGTTTTATTTAGTTGAAGAAGATAATAGTAGGTTTTTAGGTTTTTAGCTTCTTAGCTATTAGCTGTTAGCTTTAC
Coding sequences:
- a CDS encoding UbiA prenyltransferase is translated as MTWVTSLWKFSRPHTIIGTSLSVLALYCICLATTGKPVTAINLEQMLAVWLACLCGNIYIVGLNQIFDIKIDRINKPDLPLAAGDFTLRQGKIIVALTGIAALIISSFAGIWLLATVGISLIIGTAYSAPPIRLKQFPFWAAFCILTVRGIIVNIGLFLHYGSKLETSEALNPYVWTLTLFILLFTVAIAIFKDVPDLEGDRQYNIRTFSLVIGKSAVFNLSRWVITVCYFGMIGAGFFWLTSLNVSFFIISHLFLLGLLWWRSRNVDLNEKTAITDFYQFIWKLFFVEYLLFPIACFI